The sequence AAAGATTTTTAGTTATTCCTAACATTTACTTGGTCACGGCGTGGATGGCCTCGGCCAGATAGTCGACATTCTTCGTCGTTACACCCGCCATCGAAATACGACCATCCTTCGTTAAATACACGCTAAACTCCTTTGTTAATTGTTCGCACTGCTTCTGGTCCATTCCGGTGAAGCAGAACATGCCGATCTGGTCGGTGATATGTTGCCAGCTGCGGGAAGAGCCAAGCTTCTTTAGATTGTCCTGCAGTTTCGAGCGTACCGAAATGATCCGATCGGCCATCAGTTTGACATCGCCGAGCCATTCCTTCTTCAGGCTGGCATCGCCCAAGATTTCCGAAACCAGCCGGGCGCCATTGATCGGCGGATTGGAATACATCGGACGGATCAAAATCTTGATCTGCGACATGGTGCGGGCGGCTTCGTCTTTGTCGGCGCAGATCAACGAGAACGCTCCCGCTCGCTCACCGTACAAGCCCATGTTCTTGGCGTAGCTCTGGGCCAGCGCAATTTGATGGCCGTCCTTCAGGAAGGCACGTACGGCGAAGGCATCCTTAGCGACATCGCCGCTGGCGAAGCCCTGGTAAGCCATATCGAAGAAGGGGAAGAGATTGCGTTTTTTGACCACGGCGGATATCTCCGCCCATTGTTCCGGTTTGGGGTCGACACCGGTCGGGTTGTGGGCACAAGCGTGCAATAGAACAATGGATCGCTCTGGAATTTTCTGTGAAGAAAAGAGAAAATGGTTTAAAATCTACACGTCTACATAATAGGATTAAATCCGTTTCATTCATTTTAATAGCTTACATTAAACGGGTCTACtacgaaaggccgaatcacgaatggccgaattacaaaaggccgaaagcaaaaaaggccgaaagcaaaaaaggccgaatgcacaaaaggccgaaaccacaaaaggccgaaatcacataaggccgaatcacaaaaggccgaataaaatcggcagaccaacaaagtggaccggagcgcgcgcgcgctcgctccggtccactttgttggtctgccgattttattcagacttttttttattcaaatacttaatataatttagaatattcggattattttgtgatttctcaGTGAAGTCTTGTGAAGTCAGTTTCGTTTCTCTTAAATTGGGAGAAAATGATATGCATTGAGGAACACCGCGTTACCGCAAGTTATACAGCTTTTGGTCAAAAGCATAAGAATTGAAAAAGTCTATTTTGTTTAGCTTCTGATGTCGCAATTAGATCATGAGTAGTATCAGAAcatcggctccaggggcacgatTTGGGAATTTAACTTTTCCCAATACTACTGATAATGATTACTACGTCaacaaaggaagaaaaaagagagctCTTGGATTACTCCGTTACTTTAAAGTGATAATATTTATACGTATGTTCATGCTTTCATTACTGCAATGAAGATTGATCTATTATGCAATATATAAGGAATCAAATTGACTCTGTAAACACCGTCATACAacttctttcaattgaaagGTTGAGCTTCGACGTTGAACTGACGTTAAATACCTCAACTTGTTGTTGGTATTTTGTAGTTGCAAAATACGTGGACAAGTTTTTCTTAATGGGGCAGCATAATAAAAGTAAACGTAAATTTGTGAATATTCCAAGTTCTCTTAATTGAAAGATTGAAACATTTTGtaatgattcggccttttgtgttaTTCGGCCTTTTGAGATTCGGCCTTTTATATCATTCGGCCTTTCGTGGTTCGGCCTTCTgggttttcggccttttgtggtatgctagaacattttcggccttttgtgattcggccttctgtggttcggccttttgtgattcggccttttgtactgATCCCCATTAAACAGATAACGCTAATTCAAAAATTTGACGCAAAATACTCGGTTCGTATCTCTCCAAACTTGGCTGCGATCAACACTTACCAAGTTATTTTGCACTTGGTGCACCCACGATTCGCTCCCCGTCTTCTGTACAAACCGAAACTAAAGAAAACCATCTTTATAACACACCCTGTCTTTCGTATCCTTCCAACATTaactaggggaaaatacctattcttggcagtctaagacattcgccaaattgaatgataaaaataattaataattacactaaaacacaggtatacAGCTTAACTGGTACACGGTAATACCAGAATACTCATTTTAGGAGtatttttcaatcacttttGAGAATATTGCCTATACGTCAAAATATGCGTACTTTTAGCTACAGGCGGGGGAGTATTTTTTACGCTTTTTGTGGAATACGAATGGAATTTAAAATGAGTAAAAAGAAGTCtctaaaaagaaaagaaaatttctttGAGCTCAACTTTAGCAATCAGTCATTTGTAGAAATCAAAAGTAGTGCAGACAGTTTGGCGTATCAAGCAGGTATGTTATATGTTttaaatgttcccaaaaatCAGATCATTTACATTGTTGTTCTGTTGAATCAGGAATCATGCCTTCAGAACTACAGCTGCACACCACCAGCCAACAGTGGgtaatcgaaaatgtttttgccCCCTCATAGTCTCTTCTTAACTGGTTGGCCATTTGTCATCTTAACGCTTTCCTGCTCAAACGCCGGCAACAACCTGGACTCGTTCCGTTACAGCGCTAGAATTCTCTGGAAGTCGTTCCAGTCGCATCCGGTTTGAAAACAGGACTACAGTCGAAAACAGCCAAGGACACCGTTAAGTATTGGTTAAGCGCCCCTGTACTGAAGCCCAAAGAAGTTTAAGAAAATAATAAATGTCACGGCCGCGATTTTCACCAATCTGCTTTCCGACGTGCAATTTTTTGGCCGCAACGACCTGCCTCAATGAAGCAAAAGCAGGCGCCATCTCAATGGAATCTGTTTAGTGTTTAGGTCACCAAGAAATATGAATATACTCAAataaaaatactttttaatGTGTCACTGCCCTGTGTTttcttattaaaataaattaagttCAAAAAACTTACAAATTTTTAAAAGCAAATTCATGCAAAGAACTGTTGGGGTAAAAAGtatacatttctcgcttaacttttcaaaaggacctaagtaacatttttttcatgaattaatttgaatagcgcaaaaaaaatcttgataaatctagcataaaaaaatcttgattacactacgtttcacagttgaataacagataataccctaaaagtaggcaattatttatggttgaaaggcgctatgtaggaacgggaaggattataatttttttgatgagcttggaaagtattgaagttgcaaaaggaaaacggtcctgtcagccacataagggttaaaacactacggtgttgctatcacttctcgcgtaacatatgatgacggcttataaaccaaaaccatgatttttgattttctggcatgaacgattgctttgtaaattattcttCATGCTAGTTAAAACTCCGAACTTGATATCTCTTAAGAAACacatttattgctattttgagAGAACGTCTCATGAACCATTTGCACCATAGTGGGTTTTAAGTCCTTTGTTGCCGCCCTTAACTACCATGCGGAATGTTTGCTTTAGTTTTAGGCCGTTCACTTTATATTGCTTATTCAGAAAAACCAGcttcaagttattttaaaatgtatattcttactaggttttctatatatcgcatagcagaactgctctggctaacaaatctaaacaaatccgaTGGTGTTTGTAGCTTTGAGCAAACGGCTTAAAAACCAGACGTGTTGCCGGTGATGCAAGTAAACGGCGCGACTtttgttttagctgaaattttgtagatttcgagtggtttttcaattaatcttgatctgctgttataatataaccatttacgTATAGTATTGACATGGTTTTGGCAATAAAATGAGTTTCTacttcaataaatgaattaaattagtcatagaaaattcgaacctcatttttctcggttcagctttgttggtttttcggccctaatcatatgttgctcgagaCTTTTAATATAAtccatggtctgcgtaaaaatccGAATAGAAACATTTGTATATTAAcagtttttttgttaaataaatgccatcgccggatactttgttcgtatttttgctaaaatcaaatcacatagaattgtgcgtggtatcttttagcgtgtgtttgatatactcacaaacacattctctcgctctattccgaagtgtgctgctgtcaaagaaaacgaacagtaccgattttatttagtgaaacatagagcaaatattgcataaatttgctctttgtggtaataatcaagtggtgataaagtgtaaaaagttgTGT comes from Armigeres subalbatus isolate Guangzhou_Male chromosome 2, GZ_Asu_2, whole genome shotgun sequence and encodes:
- the LOC134212489 gene encoding aspartate aminotransferase, mitochondrial codes for the protein MACSKTIQGSAVLFRSSGVLNSCISQRASSWWGAVQMGPPDVILGVTEAYKKDTNPKKINLGVGAYRDDSGKPFVLPSVRKAEQRMMDKQLDKEYSPISGTADFCKHSITLALGDDNQQVANGQNATVQAISGTGALRIGGAFLSGFFPGTKDIYLPTPSWGNHGPIFRHSGLNVKAYRYYDPSTCGFDFKGALEDLSKIPERSIVLLHACAHNPTGVDPKPEQWAEISAVVKKRNLFPFFDMAYQGFASGDVAKDAFAVRAFLKDGHQIALAQSYAKNMGLYGERAGAFSLICADKDEAARTMSQIKILIRPMYSNPPINGARLVSEILGDASLKKEWLGDVKLMADRIISVRSKLQDNLKKLGSSRSWQHITDQIGMFCFTGMDQKQCEQLTKEFSVYLTKDGRISMAGVTTKNVDYLAEAIHAVTK